The genomic window GGAATGACCCGCAATCAAACCAGTGAGGGAACGAATCTGACGGAAGAACAGGTGTTCAAAAAGGAACAAGAACTGAGTATGAAGCGTTCTGCGGAGGTGAAATCGGCCAGCCCGAACGGACCGAATCAGTGGTCTTCCTACCCACAAACCGAGCTGAGTAGTCCGAAATCGCCGACGATATAAGCAACAGGGGGCGGATGGTTCCGTAAGACAACCGGCGGGGGTTAAAACCCCCGCCTAACAGCTAAAGTCGGTTGAAACCGACTGAAAACACCACTGTATCAGGCTTGCAGACAACCGGCGGGTTGCGACAACCGGCGGGGGTTAAAACCCCCGCCTAACAGCTAAAGTCGGTTGAAACCGACTGAAAACACCACTGTATCAGGCTTGCAGTCGTCTTTAGACGACTTGAGCTATTAGGCGGGGGTTTTAACCCCCGCCGTAGAGGCGCTTCCAAAAGCGCCTCTACAGGCTAAAAGTTCAAACCCCTATAGGTGTTGAGAATGGTGCAAGATGTCAGTTAAAACCGACTAAAAACACCATCCGATAAGACGAGCAGTCGTCTTTAGACGACTAGAACTGTTAGGCCGCCCATCGTTTTAAACCCCCCCGGTCTTGCTTATGGGGTAACGTTTTTAGTTGGTTTTTAACTGCCTGTAGGGGCGCTTCAAGAAGCGCCCCTACAGGCGTGGGATTTGTCCCCCGCCGGATCTGGATGTGAACACAACATGGGCTAACCAGCCGATCGCCTCTTTCAGAAATTATCAAAATCCCGATCGCCCCCCTCAATTCAAACCCTAATTTATAGAAACCCTGATTAATCATGCAAACTTATTCCCCGATCGCCCCCTTGGAGAACGCACCTGATCCCCAAACCCTAGGCGAAAACTTAAACCCTGTGGCACCGATTGAAATCACCTACTATACCGACCCCCTCTGTTCCTGGAGTTGGGCCGTGGAACCCCAGTGGCGACGCTTGCGCTACGAATTTGGCGATCGCCTGGTCTATCGTTACTCAATGGGAGGACTCCTCCGGGATTGGCAACAATTTAGCGACCCCCTCAACCATATTTCCCGTCCCATACAGATGGGTCCAGTTTGGATCCAGGTGCGACACCTGACGGGAATGCCCATTGATGAGAAAATCTGGGTCAAGAACCCCCCGACTTCCTCCTATCCCGCTTGTATTGCGGTGAAAGCGGCCTCACAACAAGGCCCCGGCGTTGCAGAGTCCTATTTGCGGCGACTGCGCGAGGCGGTGATGTTAGAGGGCCGCAATATAGCTCAAAGGGAGATTCTGCTAGAATTGGGGGCGGAATTGAAGCCGGAACTCGGGTTTGATGGCGATCGCTTTGCGCGGGATTTGGACCATCCCGATTCTGTAGAAGCATTCCGCCAGGACCTGAAAGAAATGCGCTATTGCGGGATTGCCCGGTTTCCCAGCATCATGCTACGCCCGAACTCGGGACGATCGCTGCTGATGATGGGATATCGACCCTATTCCGTCCTGCGAGATGCCATCGCCCAAATTGCACCGGATCTCGAACCTGAGCGATCGGTCACCGATGCGATCGCATATCTCACCCATTGGGAAACCATCACCGTTCCCGAGCTGGCCGTTGCCCTTAATCTGAATATAGAAGCAGCAACCATCCTGCTTGATGAAGCAGTCCACCGGGGACAACTGGAAAAAGCCGGGTTCCTGTATCGCAACACTGGGGGACCGGCTTAAATCATAAACGCTTCCCCCTGGCGATCGTGCCATTGATGGTGAGTTCGTTCGGAAATCAGGGGTTGTATCCGCAACTTCAGGGGAGACCCCTCCAGGACATCAACACGCAAAAAGGAGTAGGGGCGCTCCTTATGGGAACCCCGACCCTTGCGCCCGAGAAACAATTTTGATCGGGCCACCAGGCGTTCCTCCTCACTTTCGGGGAACATCTCCTTTAAGTCCGAACCCTCCTCTCGCTGACGGCGCAAACTATATCCGCTACCGCCACAGACAATCCAATTAATATGGGAGTCTGCGTGTCCCGTATCTCCCGTTTGTAAATACTCCAGACAGTGAGCATGACCCGTCAGTACCAGGTCCACAAGGGGTCGTCCTTGGGTTTTGTCCCCCACTTCCTGCGCCACTTGATCTAAAACCCACCGGAGTTGACGGCGAATGGCAAGGGTCTGACCTTGGTCCCATTTGGTTTCCTCGGTCACATAGGGGGGATGGTGGAAATACAGGATTCGTCCCCGCACTTCCTCCGTGTTCCAAGAGTGAATCAGCCGTTGTTTGAACCAATTCAGTTGTTCAATATCGGTGACGGTGTTTTCATTGGATTCCAGTTGTTTCTCAATATCGAGTTGCATTTCTTCGATCTGCTCTAACTTCGTTTCGAGATCATCGAGTTGCTCGGCATGATGGGGATTATCGGGGT from Laspinema palackyanum D2c includes these protein-coding regions:
- a CDS encoding DsbA family protein is translated as MQTYSPIAPLENAPDPQTLGENLNPVAPIEITYYTDPLCSWSWAVEPQWRRLRYEFGDRLVYRYSMGGLLRDWQQFSDPLNHISRPIQMGPVWIQVRHLTGMPIDEKIWVKNPPTSSYPACIAVKAASQQGPGVAESYLRRLREAVMLEGRNIAQREILLELGAELKPELGFDGDRFARDLDHPDSVEAFRQDLKEMRYCGIARFPSIMLRPNSGRSLLMMGYRPYSVLRDAIAQIAPDLEPERSVTDAIAYLTHWETITVPELAVALNLNIEAATILLDEAVHRGQLEKAGFLYRNTGGPA